A region of Nostoc sp. 'Peltigera membranacea cyanobiont' N6 DNA encodes the following proteins:
- a CDS encoding S8 family serine peptidase: protein MTKKLTWIIWGLSASCLSAPVIASALESALGTNGIDALKLHQAPYNLIGRKIAIGQVEIGRPGMFGWDKAVSKNRAISLAAVFLRNGPAKSNTGVDPHAYNVAGMMVSQNKALPGVAPGARLYSSAVGSTKNMGQPEECLSAQHIALQNGGDVRAINFSFGEPLSRDPRPEAVLDGNALLTLCVDWSSRVHDVLYAIAGNQGKGGIPIPTDNFNAMNVAFSSSRGGVFNKVDVANLAGANQGVSGRLAGREFDLGGRRAISLVAPGNNIPLLNPDGKLNKVTGTSFAAPQVTATVALLQEFADRQIRTKQPHWSIDSRHHQVMKAVLLNSADKIQDSGDGLRLGMSRTLIDKQNQNWLDSDAYKDPKIPLDAQMGAGHLNAFRAYEQFSAGQWQPSATVPAIGWDYGAVAVGASVDYVLAKPLKQGSFVAVTLSWDRLVELNDKNKNQQYEVGESFRDRGLNNLDLYLVKADAQNSDAGAVCSSISQIDSVEHIFCPVAATGNYKIRVQFRQKVNEATQPYSLAWWTVPVN from the coding sequence ATGACTAAAAAACTAACCTGGATAATTTGGGGATTAAGTGCTTCTTGTTTGAGTGCGCCAGTAATTGCTTCAGCTTTAGAATCTGCTTTGGGAACTAATGGCATTGATGCTCTGAAGCTACACCAAGCTCCTTATAATTTAATCGGTCGTAAAATTGCTATTGGTCAAGTGGAAATTGGCCGACCGGGAATGTTTGGGTGGGATAAGGCAGTGTCTAAAAATCGCGCCATATCTTTAGCGGCAGTATTCTTACGTAATGGGCCAGCTAAATCAAATACTGGTGTTGATCCCCACGCCTACAACGTTGCTGGTATGATGGTAAGCCAAAACAAAGCTTTGCCGGGAGTTGCTCCAGGAGCGCGATTGTATTCGTCTGCGGTGGGTTCCACTAAAAATATGGGTCAGCCAGAAGAGTGTTTATCAGCCCAGCACATAGCGCTACAAAATGGTGGCGATGTCCGTGCCATTAACTTTAGCTTTGGTGAACCTCTGAGCCGCGATCCTAGACCAGAGGCTGTTTTAGATGGCAATGCTTTGCTAACTTTATGTGTTGACTGGTCTAGCCGCGTTCATGATGTTTTGTATGCGATCGCAGGCAACCAAGGTAAGGGCGGTATTCCCATTCCTACAGATAATTTTAACGCAATGAACGTGGCTTTTTCATCTAGCAGAGGGGGAGTTTTTAACAAAGTAGATGTGGCTAATCTGGCAGGTGCTAACCAAGGAGTGAGTGGAAGGCTTGCTGGAAGGGAATTCGATCTTGGTGGCCGTCGTGCTATCAGTTTAGTTGCTCCTGGGAATAATATTCCTTTGCTGAATCCAGATGGCAAATTGAATAAGGTTACAGGTACGAGTTTTGCAGCGCCTCAAGTTACGGCTACTGTTGCTCTATTGCAGGAATTTGCTGACCGACAGATACGGACAAAACAACCCCACTGGAGCATCGATTCTCGGCATCATCAAGTAATGAAAGCTGTATTGCTGAATTCAGCAGACAAAATTCAAGATAGCGGTGATGGCTTGCGGTTAGGAATGAGCCGGACGCTAATTGATAAACAAAATCAAAACTGGCTAGATTCTGATGCTTATAAAGATCCAAAGATTCCTTTAGATGCTCAAATGGGAGCGGGTCATTTGAACGCATTTCGCGCTTATGAGCAATTTAGTGCTGGACAATGGCAGCCATCAGCAACTGTACCAGCTATTGGTTGGGATTATGGCGCAGTCGCTGTTGGAGCATCTGTTGACTATGTGTTAGCAAAACCATTAAAGCAGGGGAGTTTTGTTGCTGTTACCTTGAGTTGGGATCGATTGGTGGAACTCAACGATAAAAATAAAAACCAGCAATATGAGGTGGGTGAAAGTTTTCGCGATCGCGGCTTAAATAATCTCGACCTATACTTAGTAAAAGCTGATGCTCAAAATTCCGATGCTGGTGCTGTTTGCTCGTCAATCAGCCAAATTGATAGTGTAGAACATATTTTCTGCCCCGTTGCTGCTACAGGCAATTACAAAATCCGCGTTCAGTTTCGTCAAAAGGTCAATGAAGCGACTCAGCCCTACAGTTTAGCTTGGTGGACTGTACCTGTTAATTGA
- the rpe gene encoding ribulose-phosphate 3-epimerase → MTQNLSQKPIVISPSILSADFSRLGDEIRAVDAAGADWIHVDVMDGRFVPNITIGPLIVEAIRPVTAKPLDVHLMIVEPEKYVEGFAKAGADIISVHCEHNASPHLHRTLGQIKELGKKAGVVLNPGSPLELIEYVLDLCDLVLIMSVNPGFGGQSFIPGVLPKIRKLRQMCDERGLDPWIEVDGGLKANNTWQVLEAGANAVVAGSAVFNAKDYAEAITSIRNSKRPTPELAKV, encoded by the coding sequence ATGACCCAAAACCTATCTCAAAAGCCCATTGTAATTTCTCCATCCATCCTATCAGCCGATTTTAGTCGTCTGGGTGACGAAATTCGTGCCGTAGATGCGGCCGGAGCAGATTGGATTCATGTTGATGTAATGGACGGTCGTTTTGTACCTAATATTACGATAGGCCCTCTGATTGTGGAGGCGATTCGTCCGGTTACAGCCAAGCCACTGGATGTCCACTTGATGATTGTGGAACCAGAAAAGTATGTAGAAGGATTTGCTAAGGCGGGTGCTGATATTATCTCCGTACACTGCGAACATAATGCTTCTCCACACCTGCACCGTACTTTGGGGCAAATTAAAGAGCTTGGTAAGAAAGCTGGAGTTGTACTTAATCCTGGTAGCCCTCTAGAGCTAATTGAATACGTTCTAGATTTGTGCGATTTAGTACTGATTATGAGCGTCAACCCTGGTTTTGGTGGTCAAAGCTTTATCCCTGGTGTGTTACCAAAAATCCGCAAGTTGCGTCAAATGTGTGATGAACGCGGTCTTGATCCTTGGATTGAAGTGGATGGGGGACTGAAAGCAAATAATACCTGGCAAGTTTTGGAAGCCGGAGCTAATGCAGTTGTTGCCGGCTCAGCTGTATTTAACGCTAAGGATTATGCTGAGGCGATTACATCAATTCGCAACAGCAAGCGTCCTACCCCTGAATTAGCCAAGGTTTAA
- a CDS encoding HetP family heterocyst commitment protein: protein MNQDIAGISSNLDTTVKAQQFDKVVEAIIAGKYSWACVLMLRFAGYNPLHYIPYRTYNRLLKENSQANRIKQQQSENLKMLKHANDSRPAYLEVVGKQKTEIRGGLDQRLGQPINENQSRKSSLKPEVNQDISLKRCGVN, encoded by the coding sequence ATGAATCAAGACATTGCTGGTATTAGTAGTAACTTAGATACAACAGTAAAGGCTCAACAATTTGATAAAGTAGTTGAAGCAATTATTGCTGGAAAGTACTCTTGGGCATGTGTTTTAATGCTACGTTTTGCTGGTTATAATCCTCTCCATTACATTCCGTACCGTACCTACAATCGATTACTGAAAGAAAACTCTCAAGCCAACAGAATAAAACAACAGCAAAGTGAAAATCTAAAAATGCTGAAACACGCTAATGATTCAAGACCTGCTTATCTTGAAGTAGTTGGAAAACAAAAAACAGAAATCCGTGGTGGTTTAGACCAAAGATTGGGACAGCCAATTAACGAAAATCAATCAAGGAAATCGTCATTAAAACCAGAAGTTAATCAAGATATTTCCTTGAAACGTTGTGGGGTCAATTAA
- a CDS encoding GH116 family glycosyl hydrolase produces MTNQLSPKIPSCTWSRPIGLGWDKPYTVRYASNIDDGPWHGMPLGGFGAGCIGRSSRGDFNLWHIDGGEHTFKNVPACQFSVFESNGTSSQAYALSTQAPDDGTLKAWQWYPTLAEGTGNYHALYPRSWFVYENIFQTQLTCEQFSPVWAGNYQETSYPVATFVWNAHNPTDAPITLGIMLTWQNMVGWFTNALKSPEVRVRDDGSPVYEYQPRWGESEGNYNQIVENTEQFGCVLGRVGNDALQEGDGTWCIATLKHPQVEVFHHTRWNPDSTGEEVWQSFAKDGSLPNYIDTNPVAEGEQLGTAIALRFTLQPGETLEIPFVLAWDLPITEFAAGVNYYRRYTDFFDKSGKNAWAIASTALQEYQTWRSQIKIWQQPILDREDLPNWFKMALFNELYDLTSGGTLWSAASELDPIGQFAVLECLDYRWYESLDVRLYGSFGLLMLFPELEKSVMRAFARAIPQGDDTPRIIGYYMTIKAESPIAVRKVAGATPHDLGAPNEHVWQKTNYTSYQDCNLWKDLGSDFVLQVYRDFLLTGADDVEFLADCWNAIVQTLDYLKTFDLDGDGIPENSGAPDQTFDDWRLQGVSAYCGGLWLAALEAAIAISDILLTHHRGNAKQLALQKSTYETWLQQSRPIYDEKLWNGQYYKLDSESGSDVVMADQLCGQFYARLLDLPDIVPSDRALSALKTVYEACFLKFCNADFGAANGVRPDGSPENPKATHPLEVWTGINFGLAAFLVQMGMKNEALRLTQAVVQQIYNNGLQFRTPEAITATGTFRASTYLRAMAIWGIYLVIH; encoded by the coding sequence ATGACAAATCAACTTTCTCCGAAAATTCCCTCTTGCACTTGGAGCCGTCCTATCGGCTTAGGCTGGGACAAACCTTATACCGTCCGCTACGCAAGTAATATCGATGATGGCCCTTGGCATGGTATGCCTCTAGGTGGCTTTGGTGCAGGTTGCATCGGTCGTTCTTCACGGGGAGATTTTAACCTGTGGCACATCGATGGCGGTGAACATACCTTCAAAAACGTTCCCGCCTGTCAATTCAGTGTCTTTGAATCCAATGGCACATCTTCCCAAGCCTACGCTTTATCTACCCAAGCGCCCGATGATGGCACTCTCAAAGCTTGGCAATGGTATCCGACACTTGCAGAGGGGACAGGAAATTATCACGCGCTATATCCACGTAGCTGGTTTGTGTATGAAAATATTTTTCAAACACAGTTGACTTGTGAGCAATTTTCCCCAGTTTGGGCAGGTAATTATCAAGAAACTAGCTACCCTGTGGCAACATTCGTCTGGAATGCCCACAACCCAACAGATGCACCAATTACTCTGGGCATCATGCTCACTTGGCAAAATATGGTGGGCTGGTTTACAAACGCTCTGAAATCTCCCGAAGTGCGGGTGCGTGATGATGGAAGTCCGGTTTACGAATACCAACCGCGCTGGGGCGAAAGTGAAGGGAACTACAACCAGATAGTTGAAAATACAGAACAGTTTGGCTGTGTTTTAGGTCGGGTTGGTAATGATGCTTTGCAAGAAGGTGACGGAACTTGGTGTATTGCGACGCTGAAGCATCCTCAAGTGGAAGTATTTCACCACACTCGCTGGAATCCTGATAGTACTGGTGAGGAGGTGTGGCAAAGTTTTGCCAAAGATGGTTCTTTGCCCAATTATATAGATACAAATCCAGTCGCAGAAGGTGAACAGTTAGGGACTGCGATCGCACTTCGTTTCACTCTCCAACCAGGCGAAACTCTGGAAATCCCCTTTGTCCTCGCTTGGGATTTGCCCATTACAGAATTTGCTGCCGGAGTCAACTATTATCGCAGATATACAGACTTTTTTGATAAAAGTGGTAAAAATGCTTGGGCGATCGCATCCACTGCACTACAAGAATACCAAACCTGGCGATCGCAAATTAAAATTTGGCAACAACCCATTCTCGACCGGGAAGATTTACCCAACTGGTTTAAAATGGCTCTATTTAATGAGCTTTACGACCTCACTAGCGGCGGTACTCTCTGGAGTGCAGCATCAGAACTTGACCCCATCGGTCAGTTTGCAGTGCTGGAGTGTCTAGATTATCGGTGGTATGAAAGTCTAGATGTACGATTATACGGCTCTTTTGGACTGCTGATGCTGTTTCCCGAACTGGAAAAATCGGTGATGAGGGCATTTGCACGGGCGATTCCTCAAGGTGATGATACACCCCGGATAATTGGCTATTACATGACAATCAAAGCTGAAAGTCCGATTGCAGTTCGCAAAGTTGCAGGTGCAACACCCCACGATTTAGGCGCACCGAATGAACACGTTTGGCAGAAAACCAATTACACCAGTTATCAAGACTGCAATTTATGGAAGGATTTAGGTAGTGATTTTGTCTTGCAAGTATACCGCGATTTTCTGCTCACAGGTGCTGACGATGTAGAATTTCTAGCAGATTGTTGGAATGCGATCGTTCAAACCCTCGACTACCTGAAAACTTTTGACCTTGATGGCGATGGGATTCCTGAAAATTCCGGTGCGCCCGATCAAACTTTTGATGATTGGCGGTTGCAGGGTGTCAGCGCCTATTGTGGTGGGTTGTGGTTAGCAGCATTAGAGGCTGCGATCGCAATTAGCGATATTTTATTAACGCACCACCGAGGTAATGCAAAACAGTTGGCCTTACAAAAATCCACCTATGAAACTTGGCTGCAACAATCTCGCCCCATATACGATGAAAAACTGTGGAATGGGCAATATTACAAACTTGATAGTGAAAGTGGTTCCGATGTGGTAATGGCAGATCAATTGTGCGGACAATTTTACGCCCGACTCCTGGACTTACCAGATATTGTACCGAGCGATCGCGCCCTTTCTGCTCTGAAAACAGTTTATGAAGCGTGCTTTTTGAAATTCTGCAATGCAGACTTTGGTGCGGCTAATGGTGTTCGTCCTGACGGTTCACCAGAAAACCCTAAAGCTACTCATCCCCTAGAAGTTTGGACAGGGATAAACTTTGGGCTAGCGGCTTTTCTTGTGCAAATGGGAATGAAGAATGAAGCCTTGAGGTTAACACAAGCTGTAGTGCAGCAAATTTATAACAATGGTCTCCAATTTCGCACCCCTGAAGCTATCACCGCAACTGGTACCTTCCGCGCTAGCACTTACTTACGGGCAATGGCAATCTGGGGAATTTACTTAGTTATTCATTGA
- a CDS encoding CU044_2847 family protein, whose product MSNIERLVFEEDGEIYTILFESKETPNIPEIVTPEVDGDKESYGFREEAFVKIDEVHNQIRAYTKYAIGAFKNLGTAEVEEITLKFGLKIGGKTGIPFVTEGSAESNFEIEVKCKFPENKQNSST is encoded by the coding sequence ATGTCGAACATAGAACGTTTAGTCTTTGAAGAAGACGGGGAAATCTATACAATTTTGTTCGAGTCAAAGGAAACGCCAAACATACCAGAAATAGTTACACCGGAGGTTGATGGAGATAAAGAATCCTACGGCTTTCGGGAAGAGGCATTTGTCAAGATAGATGAAGTTCACAATCAAATTCGAGCTTATACCAAATATGCTATTGGTGCTTTTAAAAATTTAGGTACTGCCGAAGTTGAAGAGATTACTCTCAAGTTTGGCTTGAAGATAGGCGGGAAAACTGGTATACCCTTCGTGACTGAAGGTTCGGCGGAGAGTAATTTTGAAATTGAGGTGAAGTGTAAGTTTCCTGAAAATAAGCAAAATTCCAGCACTTAA
- a CDS encoding nSTAND1 domain-containing NTPase, which yields MARYALVVGITDYKSPINNLTKPATDAEAVEQVLRAHGDFENIDVLKGKVSTTKLAEALKTLLQQQAVKKEALIYFTGHGITVSDSLGTQQAYLATSDLTIVTQGKQIIEQTGGISLLSLNNLIRDSDLSSLVVLLDCCHSGYFLENNLLKTTFTAINLETNYYFIVACRPFQEAYANKSAQHSIFSTALLAGLSPEKANQHGQVTSAALFDNISAELKRSGQQPIQMGWGSSITLVTYNHQRQVQTFEVKEECPYQGLKAFEAEQKEFFFGRKQVIREILAKFNEKPFVPIIGASGSGKSSVVRAGLIPELLNNRGWRVIEPIKPGFEPLEELRTAFKQCFKQANKQKQFQTLSNNYPNNLPEIIENLPGAEKLLLVVDQFEEVFTGGASQQEKQRFIDLLTQVVEITDSRLAVVITMRADFLEPCLQYPSLTQLIQTQAVFMPPLTGVDLKDSIAEPAKLQGHSVEEGLILKIFEDVKQEPGFLPLLEFALTKLWEKRDRNQHQLTLEEYEKLGELTGALNLHAENVYLYRDFEEELPTQKRTQQEKEWIGRIFLRLVRTGEGEKDTRQRQPKATLLNIAGDDANQQQELSELLDGEAGLVKGRLLVTGKDEKGKAWIDLAHEALIEGWQQFAWWRQQDRDLRRLSDRLEDARREWVNKGENDKYLMQGGLLAEVRNSWQQLQPHLQSPQEDEDFYQRSDTHEKDHIAELERALTESRLREKAARVENLLTVQPLESLVLAIQAMGENQEKLPQQILAPVQYSLNRVMNKARVSIPLCGHEGDVISVAISADGQTIVSGGEDGTVRLWNLQGLPLTEPFRGHEGDVWSVAVSADGQTIVSGGEDGTVRLWNLQGQTLAEPFRGHEGDVRSVAISADGQTIVSGGEDCTVQLWNLQGQTLAEPFRGHESEVYSVAISADGQTIVSGGKDGTVRLWNLQGLPLTEPFRGHEGEVYSVAISADGQTIVSGGKDGTVRLWNLQGLPLTEPFRGHEGDVWSVAISADGQTIVSGGEDGTVRLWNLQGQTLTEPFRGHKSEVYSVAISADGQTIVSGGEDGTVRLWNLQGLPLTEPFRGHECYVWSVAISADGQTIVSGGSDGTVRLWNLQGQTLAEPLRGHGDYVNSVTISADGQTIVSGGKDGTVRLWNLQGQTLAEPFPGHEDYVNSVAISADGRTIVSGGKDGTVRLWNLQGQTLAEPFPGHEGDVISVVISADGQTIVSGGLDGTVRLWNLQGQTLAEPLRGHEGWVISVVISADGQTIVSGGSDGTVRLWNLQGQTLAEPLRGHEGWVYSVAISADGQTVVSGGEDGTVRLWNLQGLPLTEPFRGHEGDVRSVAISADGQTIVSSGEDGTVRLWRGGWCAWLQVCCDRLRYHPIFTNPQTEEAKAACEVCRKYVWSKEHG from the coding sequence ATGGCTCGTTACGCGCTTGTAGTTGGCATTACAGATTACAAAAGTCCGATTAACAACCTCACAAAACCAGCTACGGATGCAGAAGCAGTAGAACAGGTATTAAGAGCGCATGGTGATTTTGAGAATATTGATGTTCTCAAAGGGAAAGTTAGTACAACTAAGTTGGCTGAAGCTTTAAAAACACTTTTGCAACAACAAGCAGTTAAAAAGGAAGCCCTAATTTACTTTACAGGGCATGGCATCACCGTATCTGACAGCTTAGGAACACAACAAGCATATCTAGCAACCTCTGACTTGACAATTGTCACTCAAGGCAAGCAAATTATTGAACAAACAGGCGGGATTAGTCTTCTGAGCCTGAACAATTTAATTAGAGACTCCGATTTGAGTAGTTTAGTAGTGCTGTTAGATTGCTGTCACAGTGGTTATTTTTTGGAAAACAATCTGCTCAAAACAACTTTTACCGCCATTAATTTAGAAACCAATTACTACTTTATTGTAGCTTGCAGACCTTTTCAAGAAGCTTATGCCAACAAAAGCGCACAACACAGTATTTTTTCAACTGCTTTACTGGCAGGGTTATCACCAGAGAAGGCTAATCAGCATGGACAGGTGACAAGTGCTGCTCTCTTCGATAATATTAGCGCTGAACTTAAAAGGAGTGGTCAACAACCGATTCAAATGGGTTGGGGAAGTTCGATTACTTTAGTTACTTACAATCATCAAAGACAAGTTCAAACTTTTGAAGTTAAAGAAGAATGCCCATACCAAGGATTAAAGGCGTTTGAAGCCGAACAAAAAGAGTTTTTCTTTGGACGCAAGCAGGTTATTAGAGAAATTCTGGCAAAATTCAACGAAAAACCCTTTGTTCCCATCATTGGCGCGTCGGGGAGTGGCAAATCTTCAGTAGTGCGGGCGGGTTTGATTCCAGAATTATTAAATAATCGGGGCTGGCGAGTTATAGAACCAATCAAACCGGGATTTGAACCTTTAGAAGAATTGAGAACAGCTTTTAAACAATGTTTTAAACAGGCTAATAAACAGAAGCAGTTTCAGACATTGAGTAATAATTACCCAAATAATTTACCTGAAATTATCGAAAATCTCCCAGGCGCAGAGAAATTATTGCTCGTAGTGGATCAATTTGAGGAAGTATTTACTGGCGGTGCTAGTCAGCAAGAAAAGCAGAGATTTATTGACTTACTGACTCAGGTAGTAGAAATTACCGATTCGCGGTTAGCAGTTGTGATTACCATGCGAGCGGATTTTCTCGAACCCTGTTTGCAATATCCCTCCCTGACTCAGTTAATTCAAACCCAGGCTGTTTTTATGCCACCTTTAACCGGAGTTGATTTAAAGGACAGCATCGCCGAACCAGCCAAACTTCAAGGTCATAGTGTTGAAGAAGGGCTAATACTGAAGATTTTTGAAGATGTGAAACAAGAACCAGGGTTTTTGCCTCTGTTGGAGTTTGCTTTAACTAAACTCTGGGAAAAACGCGATCGCAATCAACATCAACTCACCCTAGAAGAATATGAAAAGTTGGGAGAATTAACTGGGGCGTTGAATCTCCATGCAGAAAATGTTTATCTTTACCGAGATTTTGAGGAGGAATTGCCAACCCAAAAACGCACTCAGCAGGAGAAAGAATGGATTGGGCGAATTTTTCTGCGCTTAGTGCGAACGGGAGAGGGGGAAAAAGACACCCGACAGCGCCAACCAAAAGCCACACTATTAAATATTGCAGGTGATGACGCCAATCAGCAGCAAGAACTTAGTGAGTTATTAGATGGGGAAGCGGGATTAGTTAAGGGACGCTTGTTGGTTACAGGGAAAGATGAAAAAGGAAAAGCTTGGATTGATTTAGCCCATGAAGCTTTAATTGAAGGTTGGCAGCAGTTTGCTTGGTGGCGACAACAAGACCGAGATTTGCGGCGGTTGAGCGATCGGTTAGAAGATGCGCGGCGGGAATGGGTGAACAAAGGGGAGAATGACAAATATTTAATGCAAGGGGGATTGCTGGCGGAAGTGAGGAATAGCTGGCAACAATTGCAGCCCCATTTACAATCACCCCAAGAAGATGAGGATTTTTACCAGCGCAGCGATACCCATGAAAAAGACCACATTGCCGAACTGGAAAGGGCACTCACTGAATCCCGGTTGCGAGAGAAAGCCGCGAGGGTAGAAAATTTATTGACAGTCCAACCCCTAGAAAGTCTAGTTTTGGCAATTCAAGCTATGGGTGAGAATCAAGAGAAATTACCCCAGCAGATTCTCGCACCAGTTCAGTACAGTTTGAATCGGGTGATGAATAAAGCAAGAGTCTCTATTCCTTTGTGTGGTCATGAAGGTGATGTCATTTCTGTGGCCATCAGCGCCGATGGGCAGACCATTGTCAGTGGCGGTGAAGACGGCACTGTGCGGTTGTGGAACCTCCAAGGTCTGCCCTTAACTGAACCTTTCCGTGGTCATGAAGGTGATGTCTGGTCTGTGGCCGTCAGCGCCGATGGACAGACCATTGTCAGTGGCGGTGAAGACGGCACTGTGCGGTTGTGGAACCTCCAAGGTCAGACCTTAGCTGAACCTTTCCGTGGTCATGAAGGTGATGTTAGGTCTGTGGCCATCAGCGCCGATGGGCAGACCATTGTCAGTGGCGGTGAAGACTGCACAGTGCAGTTGTGGAACCTCCAAGGTCAGACCTTAGCTGAACCTTTCCGTGGTCATGAAAGTGAAGTCTATTCTGTGGCCATCAGCGCCGATGGGCAGACCATTGTTAGTGGCGGTAAAGACGGCACAGTGCGGTTGTGGAACCTGCAAGGTCTGCCCTTAACTGAACCTTTCCGTGGTCATGAAGGTGAAGTCTATTCTGTGGCCATCAGCGCCGATGGGCAGACCATTGTTAGTGGCGGTAAAGACGGCACAGTGCGGTTGTGGAACCTGCAAGGTCTGCCCTTAACTGAACCTTTCCGTGGTCATGAAGGTGATGTCTGGTCTGTGGCCATCAGCGCCGATGGGCAGACCATTGTCAGTGGCGGTGAAGACGGCACAGTGCGGTTGTGGAACCTCCAAGGTCAGACCTTAACTGAACCTTTCCGTGGTCATAAAAGTGAAGTCTATTCTGTGGCCATCAGCGCCGATGGGCAGACCATTGTCAGTGGCGGTGAAGACGGCACAGTGCGGTTGTGGAACCTCCAAGGTCTGCCCTTAACTGAACCTTTCCGTGGTCATGAATGTTATGTCTGGTCTGTCGCCATTAGCGCCGATGGGCAGACCATTGTCAGTGGCGGTAGTGACGGTACAGTGCGGTTGTGGAACCTCCAAGGTCAGACCTTAGCTGAACCTTTGCGTGGTCATGGAGATTATGTCAATTCTGTCACCATCAGCGCCGATGGGCAGACCATTGTCAGTGGCGGTAAAGACGGCACAGTGCGGTTGTGGAATTTGCAAGGTCAGACCTTAGCTGAACCTTTTCCTGGTCATGAAGATTATGTCAATTCTGTCGCCATCAGCGCCGATGGGCGGACTATTGTCAGTGGCGGTAAAGACGGCACAGTGCGGTTGTGGAACTTGCAAGGTCAGACCTTAGCTGAACCTTTCCCTGGTCATGAAGGTGATGTCATTTCTGTGGTCATCAGCGCCGATGGGCAGACCATTGTCAGTGGCGGTCTTGACGGCACTGTGCGGTTGTGGAACCTCCAAGGTCAGACCTTAGCTGAACCTTTGCGTGGTCATGAAGGTTGGGTCATTTCTGTGGTCATCAGCGCCGATGGGCAGACCATTGTCAGTGGCGGTAGTGACGGTACTGTGCGGTTGTGGAACCTCCAAGGTCAGACCTTAGCTGAACCTTTGCGTGGTCATGAAGGTTGGGTCTATTCTGTGGCCATCAGCGCCGATGGGCAGACCGTTGTCAGTGGCGGTGAAGACGGCACAGTGCGGTTGTGGAACCTGCAAGGTCTGCCCTTAACTGAACCTTTCCGTGGTCATGAAGGTGATGTTAGGTCTGTCGCCATCAGCGCCGATGGGCAGACCATTGTCAGTAGCGGTGAAGACGGCACTGTGCGATTGTGGCGTGGTGGTTGGTGTGCATGGTTGCAAGTCTGTTGCGACAGGTTGCGTTACCATCCCATCTTCACCAATCCGCAAACAGAGGAAGCAAAAGCCGCTTGCGAAGTCTGCCGTAAATATGTTTGGAGTAAAGAACATGGGTAG